Part of the Halopseudomonas maritima genome, CGGATCTTCTTCAATCGCCATGCGCAGCGCGCGGCCAAAGGCCTTGAACACCGTCTCGATCTGGTGGTGGGTGTTGACGCCACGCAGGTTGTCGATGTGCAGGGTGACCTGGGCGTGGTTGACGAAGCCCTGGAAAAACTCCATGAACAGGTCAACGTCAAAGCCGCCCACGCTGGCGCGGGTGTAGGGTACGTGCATCTGCAGGCCGGGGCGGCCGGAGAAGTCGATCACCACGCGTGACAGTGCCTCGTCCAGCGGCACGTACGCATGGCCGTAGCGGCGGATGCCTTTCTTGTCGCCGATCGCTTGGGCGAAGGCCTGGCCGAGGGTGATGCCTACGTCCTCAACGGTGTGGTGGTCGTCGATGTGCAGGTCGCCGCGCGCCTTGATGGTCATGTCGATCAAGCCGTGACGGGCAATCTGATCGAGCATGTGCTCAAGGAAGGGAACCCCGATGTCGAAATCGGCCTGGCCTGTACCGTCGAGATTGATGGCGACCTTGACCTGGGTTTCCAGCGTGTCGCGTGCGACGCTGGCCTTGCGTTCAGCCATGGCTGTCTCCGCTGATGGATACGTTCAAAGGCGTGCATTATACGTGCCTGCCCGTGTCGAGGGCTACCAGTGGCGGATTCACCCTGCCAATCGGCGTGATAGGGCGGCACAATGGGCCAACTAACGTTGCGGAGAGATGTGTGGTGGATGTCGACCTGGTGGTGATTGGCGCCGGTGTAGTGGGCCTGGCCATTGCCCAGCGCATGGCGCGTGACGGACGCAGCGTGCTGGTGCTGGAGCAGGAAGACGCGCCCGGTTTGCACTGCTCCAGCCGCAACAGTGAAGTGATCCACGCGGGTATCTACTACGCGCCGGGCTCGCTGAAAGCGCAGCTGTGCCGTCAAGGGCGTGATTTGCTGTACGCCTGGTGCCGTGATTATGCGGTGCCGCACCAGCAGCTCGGCAAGTTGCTGGTGGCGGTGAACGAGAGCGAGATACCGGCGTTGCAGCAGTTGCAGGCCAATGCCGCTGCCAATGGGGTGGCGCTGAACTGGTTGAGCGCCGCCGAGGTTCATGCGCGTGAACCGCAGGTGCGCGCGGTGGCTGGGCTGTTGTCGCCACTGACCGGGATCGTTGACAGCCATGCGCTGTTGCAGTCGTTTGAGGCGGCGCTGCAGGCTGCGGGCGGCGAGCTGCTGTGTCATACAGGGGTTGAGCGCATTAGTGCGCTGGACGGTGGCCTTGAACTGACTGGACGCAGTAACGCAGAGGCTTTCAGCCTGCGGGCACGGCAGGTGGTCAACGCCGGCGGGCTGTTTGCCCAGCAGCTGCAGGTGGCCGCTGGCGCGCAGCACGTTGCGCCGCTGCACCTGTGTCAGGGGCGCTATTTCAGCTACAGCGGGCGCTCGCCGTTTTCTCATCTGGTCTATCCGATGCCCGAGGCTAACGCCACCGGCCTCGGCGTGCACGCGACCCTGGATTTAGGCGGGCAACTGCGTTTTGGGCCAGATGTGCGTTACCTCGACACGCTGGATTATCAGGTGGATGAGACCCTGCGAGATGCCTTTGCTGCGGCTATCGCGCGTTATTGGCCCGGTGTTGAGGCCGGCAGACTACAGCCGGCGTATGCCGGGGTGCGGCCCAAGCTGTCTGGACCGGGGGAACCGGCTCGTGATTTCGTCATCCAAGACCAGAGCGTGCACGGGGTGCCAGGGTTGTTCGCCCTGCTGGGGATCGAGTCGCCGGGGCTGACATCCTCTCTGGCTCTGGCTGAGCTGGTCGCACAGCGGCTGGATGCGGTGTAGGCTCCCTCTCTCACTGTGCCATGATTTTTGCCCGGGGCTGGCCGGGTAGACCAAGGAGTGACTATGAAATCCGTCGTCAAGGTGCTGGGGTTGGTAGTAAGTGCGATTGCCCTGCTGTTGATTGCTGCGTTGTTCTTCCTCACCCGTCTGTTCGACCCCAATGACTATAAGGACGATATTCGGGAGGCTGCCCGTGAGCAGGCCAATATCGAGCTGGCACTGGACGGCGACATTGGCTGGTCGCTGTTCCCCTGGCTGGGTATGGAGTTGAAGGACGTGGGCGTGGCGCCGGTCGACAACCCCGCCCAGCCGCTGGCCAAGGTCGGCACCCTCGGCCTGGGCGTCAAGGTGCTGCCGTTGCTGCGCCGGCAGGTGCGCATGAGTGATGTGATCCTCGACGACGTGCAGCTGCAACTGGTGCGCAACGATCAGGGCGTGGGCAACTGGGAAACGGTCGGCCCGCAGGATAGCGCCGCGCCAGAGCAAGGCAGCACTGCCGGCGCCGAGGCGCAAACGCAGGATGACGACGGCAACGAGCCGCTGCAGATTACGGTCGAGAGCGTGCAGGTCACCAACGCCAGTGTGCACTACGAAGACCGCCAGAGCGGCCAGATCCTGTCGCTGGATGAAGCCAACCTGACCACCGGCGCGCTGATTCCCGGCGAGCCCTTTGATGTGTCCTTCCTGGGCTTGCTGACGCTGGATCAGCCGGCCATGCGCGTGCGCATGGATCTCAAGACCGTAGCCACGCTGCAGCCAGGCGAGCAGCGTTATCTGCTCAGCGGGGTTGATCTCAAGGTCGATGCCAGCGGCGAGCCCTTTGCGGGGCGCGCGGTCAACCTGCAGCTGCAGGGCGACGGCATGGTTGATCTGGCCGAGCAGCTAGCCGAGCTGACCCAGCTGCGTCTGTCACTGGCCGACATGCGTGCCACCGGTCAGCTCAAGATGAGCGATCTGAACAGTGAGCCGCAGCTGGCTGGCCGGCTGGATGTGGCCGCCTTCGACGCACGTGACCTGCTGCGTGACCTGGGCCAGCCCTTGCCTGCGATGGCTGATCCGGGCGCGCTCTCGAGTGTGGCCCTGTCGGCCAACCTTAAGGGCAGCGCGAGCAGCCTGATGCTCAACGACCTGCAGCTGGCGTTGGACGGCTTTGCCCTGCAGGGCTCGCTGGGCGTGGCTGATTTTGCGCGCCAGGCGCTGCGCTTCGATCTGGCCGGCGACAACCTTAACCTGGACAACTACCTGCCGCCGCGCGAAGAGGGTGAGGGCGGCAGCGGCAGTGCCGGGTCAGGCGGTAGTCGCTCGCAAGCTGCGCCAGAGCCCTGGAGTGATGAGGATGTGCTGCCGCTGGAGACCCTGGCGCGACTGGATGTGGATGGCAAGCTGACGCTTGAGCAGGTCACCCTGACCGGGCAAACCATCAAACCGTTCACCATGGCGGCCAAGGCCCGTGATGGCGTGGTCAGGCTGACTCAGCTGGACGGCGGTATCTTCGGTGGCAGCTTCACCGCCAGTGGCAGCATCGATACCCGCAAAACGCCGGTGGGCAGCGCCCTCAAGGCTCAGCTCAAGGGTGTCGACTCGGCCGCGGCGCAGCAGGCGTACGAGGTGCCGCAGCAGGTCAGCGGCCTACTCGACATGAACCTTGACGTGACGACCGGCGGCAACAGCTTGCGCCGCTGGATGAACACGCTGAACGGCAGTGCTTCGTTCAAGGTGGAGAACGGCGCTTTGCTGGGCGTGAATCTGGAGCAGCAGGTGTGCCGCGCCATTGCGCTGGCCAACCGCAAGTCGCTGAGTGCCGAGCACGGCAGTGAAAACACCGCATTCGAACAGCTCGATGGCAGCTTCAGCATTCGCAACGGCGTGGTTGGCAACAGCGACCTGATAGTCGATCTGCCCGGCCTGGCCGGCAAGGGCAGGGGGCAGATCAACCTGCCCGAGCAGCGCCTGGACTACCGCCTTGGTCTGCTGCTCGAAGGCGACCGCAGTGAAATGCCGGACGAAGCCTGTCAGGTAAATGAGCGCTATGCCGATATCGAGTGGCCCATCCGCTGTCAGGGTTATCTGCACAATGCCGGTAGCAGCTGCGGCGTGGATACCGAGGGCGTCGGCAAGATTGCCGCCAAGCTGGTAGGTAATGAAGTGCAGCGCAAACTGGAAGAGCGCATTGACGATTCGCTTGGCGACAAGGCACCGGAACTGCGTGACGCCATCAAGGGGCTGTTTTCACGGTGACCCCCGAGGTTTTTGCCCAGCGCGTGCTGGATTGGTATGACGGCCACGGCCGCAAGGATCTGCCGTGGCAGCAGGACATGACGCCCTATCGGGTGTGGGTGTCGGAAATCATGTTGCAGCAGACCCAGGTCGCTACGGTGATTCCGTATTACCAGCGTTTTATGGCCGAGCTGCCAACCGTTGAGGCGCTGGCGGCCGCCGAGGAAGATCAGGTGCTGCACCTGTGGACCGGCCTGGGTTATTACAGTCGGGCGCGCAACCTGCACAAGGCGGCTCGGCAGGTGGTCAGCCAGCATGGCGGCGAGTTTCCGCGCAGCGTTGACGGCCTGGCGGAACTGCCGGGTATCGGACGCTCTACCGCCGGCGCAGTCGCCTCGCTGAGCATGGGCATTCGCGCGCCAATTCTTGATGGCAACGTCAAGCGGGTGCTGGCGCGCTTCGCTGCGGTTGACGGTTGGCCCGGTGAAAAGCCGGTGCATGATCGTTTGTGGCGCATGGCGGAGCGCTTGACGCCCCAAAACCGGGTGGCGCACTACACCCAGGCCATGATGGATCTGGGGGCAACCCTGTGCACGCGCAGCAAGCCGTCGTGCCTGTTGTGTCCGCTGGGTGACGGCTGCGAAGCGCGGCTGCTGGGTGAGCCGACCCGCTACCCAGGCGCAAAGCCCCGCAAGACGCTACCGGTGCGCAGCTGCGTCATGCCCCTGCTGGTCAATGGCGACGGCAGCGTGTGGTTGCAACGGCGCCCCTCCAGCGGGCTCTGGGGCGGGCTCTGGTGTCCGCCGCAGCTGGATGACGAAACGCAGCTCGCTGCGCTGCTCGACGGCTTGCAACTGGCGGTTCATCAGCGCCGCGACATGGCAGCGCTGCGCCATACCTTCAGCCACTTTCACCTGGATATTCAGCCGCTGCTGCTGGAGGTCTCTGGCCCCGATGGCGTGGCTGAAAGCGGGCAGGTCTGGTATAACCTGCGGCAACCCGAACCACTGGGTCTGGCAGCGCCAGTGAAAAAGCTGCTGGGCCGGATCGAGCCGCTGTTGCAGGCGGCTCTGGAGGAGTAAGCCCATGACGCGCATGGTGATGTGCCGCAAATACAAGCAAGAACTACCCGGGCTGGATCGCCCGCCGTATCCGGGCCCGAAAGGGCAGGAAGTCTTCAACGAAGTGTCGCGCAAGGCGTGGGACGAGTGGCAGAAGCACCAGACCATGCTGATCAACGAGCGCCGTCTGAACATGATGGACCCCGAGGATCGCCGCTTCATCCAGCAGGAAATGGACAAGTTTCTGGCCGGTGAGGAATACGCTCAGGCGGATGGTTACGTCCCGCCCAGCGAGTGATTTATCGGTAAGCGGCTGAAAAAGTGGAAAATATTTTTCCGATCGCTTGACAGCTCGAGGCGCAATCTATTTAATGGCGCCCACGTTGCCCGGGTAGCTCAGTTGGTAGAGCAGGGGATTGAAAATCCCCGTGTCGGCGGTTCGATTCCGTCCCCGGGCACCACTCTTTGAAAAGCCCGCTGGCAACCCCAGCGGGCTTTTTTGTTTCTGGTGAGTCGATACGTCTAGCGCAGGTGTTGGCAAGGGTTTTGCCTTGAAAACGGCCAGAATGACCGATCGCCTGATCTTGGTCATGATTGGCAGCTGTGCTAGCTTTGCCCTCACAGCGAACGGCGTGCACACCCGCGCGCTACCGGCTGCACCACAAGTGCGCCAACCCAAGACCTGATGGCCAAACAGCCAGGTGGATACTGATACGTGACTTCGCCCGCTCTGGAAGTGCGCAACCTGCACAAACGTTACGGCGACCTTGAGGTACTCAAGGGCGTTGATCTGGTCGCCCGCGACGGCGACGTTATCTCCATTCTCGGATCTTCCGGGTCCGGCAAGAGCACGCTGCTGCGCTGCATCAATCTGCTGGAAACCCCCCACGACGGTCAGATTCTGGTGGCCGGTGAAGAGCTCAAGCTCAAGCGTGCCCGTCAGGGTGAGCTGGTCGCGGCCGACAATCGGCAGATCAACCGCCTGCGCGCCCGCGTGGGTTTTGTGTTCCAGAACTTTAACCTCTGGCCGCACATGAGCATCCTCGACAATATCATCGAGGCGCCGCGCCGCGTGCTGGGGCAATCCAAGGCCGAGGCGGTTGAGGCGGCCGAAGCCTTTCTGGAAAAGGTCGGCATCGCTGACAAGCGTCACTCCTTCCCCGCTCAGCTGTCCGGTGGTCAGCAGCAGCGCGCGGCCATTGCGCGTACGCTGGCGATGCAGCCGCGGGTGATTCTGTTTGATGAGCCAACCTCTGCGCTGGATCCGGAAATGGTCCAGGAGGTGCTCAACGTGATTCGTACACTGGCTGACGAAGGCCGTACTATGCTGTTGGTTACCCACGAGTTGGGGTTTGCCCGGCAGGTGTCCAGTCAGGTGGTGTTTCTGCATCAGGGGCAGGTCGAGGAAATCGGCACCCCGGATCAAGTGTTCGATAACCCGAGTTCCGAGCGCTGCCGACAGTTCATGTCTAGCCACAAATAAGGAGTCGTACCATGAATCAGTACAAGAAGATGTTGCTGGCGGCTGCCACCGCGTTGTTCGTGAGTGCACCCGCTGTAGCCGAAACGCTGCGCATTGGTACCGAAGGCGCCTACCCGCCCTTCAACCAGATTGATGCCAGCGGTGAAGTAGTCGGCTTTGACCTGGACATCGCCAAGGCGCTGTGCGCCGAAATGAAGGTCGAGTGCACTGTGGTCACCTCTGACTGGGACGGCATCATTCCGGCCCTGAACAACAACAAATTCGACTTCCTGGTCGCCTCCATGTCGATCACCGACGAGCGCAAGCAGGCGGTGGACTTCACCGAGCCTTACTACACCAACAAACTGCAGTTTGTGGCGCCCAAGGGGGCTGACTTCAAAACCGACGAAGCCAGCCTGGACGGTAAGACTATCGGTGCCCAGCGCGCGACCATTGCCGGTCAGTGGCTGGAGGACAACCTGGGTGACGTGGTGGAAATTCGCCTGTACGACACCCAGGAAAATGCCTATCTGGACATGAGCGCAGGCCGCATCGACGGCGTGCTGGCCGACAATTTTGTGCAGTACGAGTGGCTGCAGAGCGATGCCGGCGCAGACTTCGAGTTCAAGGGTGAGCCGGTATTCGACAACGACCAGATCGGTATTGCCGTGCGTAAGGATGACCCGTTGCGCGAGCGCTTGAATACCGCACTCAAGAGCATCGTTGAGAACGGTACCTACGAGACCATCAACGCCAAGTACTTCCCCTTCAGCATCTACTGATAACCAGCCGGGCCCTGCGGGGTCCGGCCTGGATGTAACCCCATGCCTGATCTTCACGGTTTTGGTCCAGCCCTGCTTGAAGGGACCTGGATGACCATTCGTTTGTCCCTGGCGGCGCTAGCGCTGGGGCTGCTGTTCGGCCTGCTGGGCGCTTCTGCCAAGGTCTCGGACAAGCGCGTGCCGCGCCTGCTGGGCGGCTTTTATACCTCGGTGGTGCGTGGCGTGCCCGAGACGGTCTGGGTACTGATGATGTACTTCGGCACCGTGTCGGCGATGAATGCCATCGGTGCCTGGTTTGGTAATCCGCGCTTATCGCTAAGCCCCTTTGTTGCCGGAACCCTGGCCTTGGCGCTGTGCTTTGGCGCCTATGCCACCGAAGTGTTTCGTGGTGCGCTGCTGGCCATTCCCAAGGGCCAGAAGGAGGCCGGGCAGGCGCTGGGCATGTCCAATCTGCGCATCTTCTGGCGCATCACGCTGCCGCAGCTCTGGCGCGTGGCGCTACCCGGATTGGGCAATCTCTACCTGATCATGCTCAAGGACACGGCGCTGGTGTCGCTGATTACCCTTGAGGAGATCATGCGCAAGGCGCAGACGGCCGCCAACGCAACCAAGGAGCCGTTCACCTTTTATCTGCTGGCCGCGCTGATCTACCTGTTCCTCACGGTCTTTATCATGGGTGCGCTGCACTGGTTTGAACGCCGCGCCAACCGCGGTTTTGTGAGGACTGAGCTATGACCTGGGCTGAACGCTGGGCAACCATCGAGCGCTTTTTGCCGCAGCTGTGGGACGGCACCCTGGTCACCCTGCAGTTGGTCGGGCTGGCGGTACTCATTGGCCTGTTCTTTGCCATTCCGCTGGGGCTGGCACGGGCATCGCGGCACTGGTACATCCGTGCGCTGCCGTACAGTTATATCTTCTTCTTTCGCGGCACACCGCTGCTGCTGCAGTTGTTTCTGGTCTACTACGGCATCTCCCAGTTCGAGGTGGTGCGCAAAAGCTTCCTCTGGCCCTATCTGCGCGAGCCCTACTGGTGTGCGCTGATTACTATGACCATGCATACCTCGGCCTATATCGCCGAGATCCTGCGTGGCGCCATTCAGGCCGTGCCGCCGGGTGAAGTGGAAGCGGCCCGCGCCCTGGGCATGTCACGACGCCAGGCACTGCAATACATCATCCTGCCGCGCGCCATTCGCATCGGCTTGCCGGCCTACGGCAACGAGGTGATCCTCATGCTCAAGGCCAGCGCCGTGGTGTACACCATCACCATGATGGACATCATGGGGGTAATCCGCACCATCAACTCGCGCACCTATCAGTACGAGTTGTTCTTCCTGGTGGCGGGTGTCATGTATCTGATCATCACCCTGGTGTTCACCCAGTTGTTCCGTCTGGTGGAGCGTTGGCTCAAGGTGGACGCTGGCCGCCAGCAGCGCTGACAGCACCCGGTGGAGCTGCTGGAGCGGTTCAACCTGCTGACCGACTGGCTGCAGCGTCACCAGGTGCTGTGGCGTCAACGCCCCTTCACCCAGCTGCAGCTGTCCTGGGAGCAGGACTGGCCAGCACTGGCACAGTGGCTGCGCCAGCGCAGCCTGGCCGATGCTGAAGCGGCCCAACTGCAACCCGCACTGCTGACCGATGCCCCCGCACCTTTTGGTGAGCTGGCAGCCGAGGCGCGCGCGCTGTGCAGCCTGCCGCGCTGGCACGGCGACCTTGCGCAGCCGCTGCCTGAGCTGCTGCACCGGCATATGCCGGGGCGCAAATGGCAGCAGATCACCCGCTTTAGTGCAGTGACCACTGCCCGTAGTCCGGCCACGCCCCAGCGCTGGGTGGACTGGTGCGCCGGCAAGGGGCATCTGGGCCGCTTGCTGGCCTGGCACAGCCAATGTCCGGTGTGCTGCCTGGAGTGGGATGCCGCGCTGTGTGATGCGGGGCAGCAGCTCAGCCAGCAACTGCAGCTGCCGGTGCAGCATCTGAGGGCAGATGTCATGCAGCTGTCTGCGGCGCAGCTGCAACCGCAGGACGCGGCAGTTGCCTTGCATGCCTGCGGCGATCTGCATCGGCAACTGATCGAGCAGGTAGTGGCTGTCGGTTGTGCACAGCTGGCGCTGTCGCCTTGTTGCTACAACCGAATCAGCGCACCGCAGCACCAGCCTTTATCGAATGCCGGCAGGCAAGCCGGGCTGCAGCTCAGCCGTGATGAACTCGGCCTGCCGTTGCAGCAGACCGCCACCGCCGGCGCACGCGAGCGCCGCCGGCGCGACCGCTCCATGGCCTGGCGCCTGGCCTGTGACCTCTGGCAGCGTGAAGCGCGTGCTGTAGATGCCTACCTGCCCACGCCCTCTAAGCCCCCGGGGCCGCCACCGGAAAACCTGCAGCAATTCTGCCAAGCGGTTGCCAATCACCACCAGTTGACGCTACCGGCGCCACCCCGTTGGGACGCACTGGAGCAGCGCGGCTGGCAGCGGCTGGCCGAGGTGCGCAACCTGGAGCTGGTAGCCGGCCTGTTCCGTCGCCCGCTGGAGCTGTGGCTGGTCATTGAGCGCGCACTGTATCTACAGGAGGCCGGCTACAGCGTCAGCCTTGGCGAGTTCTGCGAAGCGGAACTGACCCCGCGCAACCTGCTGCTACTGGCTATAGGAAGCACTGATTAATTCCGCATGCTCTCTGGCATTCGGGCGGGGCTGCAATCAAGGCGTGGTTTCGAAGGCATGTCGGGACCTGTCGAGAAATCACAACGTAGAGTGCGGCCCCGCCTGAACGCCCCGCAGGGCGGGCGCTCAAGCGTGAATCTGCCGCGTTGCGCTGCTTGCCAATAGAACCACTATTGGCTGCACATCGCGCCTTGCATCTACACGCTTGAGCACTCGCAGAGAGCGTGTGGAATTGATCAGTGCTTCCTATACACAACAACTGACAGTTATTCACCAGTCTGTGTACCGCTTGCGCACAGGGTTATCCACAGCGTGATCCGACCTGTGGTTATCCACGCCTTCTGTGCATAACTGTGTTGATGACACTGGAGTAACCTTGCCAAAGCCAGATTTGGCGCGGCCTTGCGGCTGTAGGCTAAATGTTGATCAGTTTTCATCTTTGTGTAAAAACAACAGCTTGCGAGCACTATGTAAGGCGTCGGTAGAAAAGTCATGCACAAGTGCGATAGCCCTGTCAGGGGATAAAATCACCTGCGAAAAAGCGGCCGCCAACGGCGTCGATCTCTTTACACAGAAATCTGGCGATATATAATGCACCCCGCGCCGGTATAGCTCAGCTGGTAGAGCAACTGACTTGTAATCAGTAGGTCCCGAGTTCGACTCTTGGTGCCGGCACCATACAAAACAAAGGCTTGCAATAATGCAGGCTTTTTTTTTACGCGCTGCGCGTACAAATACACGTACAAATGGCAGTGTTGAGCTATAGCCGCTCAATGGCTATATTTAGGGTGCTCACTGTTACGGTGGTCGGCGAGAAAGGAACGAAGCCGGGCTCTTGGAATCTGACAGTGGTGTTGCTTCTTCATTGGAGTCATATGGATGACTGGCCACTTCAAGCCGTTTAGCGATTCTCACGCAATCGTTGAGGTTGTGTTTTTCTTTGAGTTCGCCGGGCGCGTTGTATTTCCAGACGATATAGAGGCACGGGTGACTGATGCCGTGTCGGCTGTTGAGGGGCGCGAATGGCGATACGAGCCAGTAAAGTCCATTAAAGTTAATGTCGCTGGGCATAGCACTCCAGGTGTTTCCCAGTCCGACGATGGCTTCCAAATGGTTAGTATGCGCTCTGATCGCCCAGAGCCGGCCTGGCAGATTTCTGCATACCGTAGCCAGATCACGTTGCATTGCCTTGAGTATTCGCGTTGGGCTTTGACATCGAAGATGGTCCAAAAGTACTTGGACGCAGTGTTTTCAACCCTTGGTGAGCAGAACGCGAAAGTGCGTATGTTTGGGATGAAAGTGCTTGATCGGTTTGTGTACTTCGGAGAGTTGGCGGAGTTCTCGGCGAGCGAGCTTTTTGATGAGAGCTCGGAATTTCTCAATAAGAGCATGTTTCGCTCAGGTCATCGCTGGCACCTTCACACAGGATGGTTTGAAAAGGGTGCCTGTGATGATGAGGAACTATTGTCCCAGCTGAGCATTGATGCCGCTGCTATTGCACCGCCGGATCATCGCCCCAATGTAGGTGTTTCTATCGACCATACGCTGTCGGTTCGGGCGGTACCTGCGCGCGATCTGGGCGATAGGTATACTGTTTGGTCTGGTAGCCTGGATAAGGTGTTTGAGCGCTTTGAGCTTATGCACATGCGAAACAAAGAAATAGTTTGCAGCCTGTTGAACCGTGATGTGTGCGACTCAATGAACATGCATATTAAGTAGGAGCTTAGGATGGACGCTGGGAGCACCACCGAGTATTTGGCAACGACCCAAGGTTTTGGCGACGTTGAGATGCGCTCAACCTACGCTGGCATGGGCACCTACGCTGCTGTTCTGCTGACTGATCGCTCCAATCCATTCAAAGTGGCTGATGTTGATGAGGAGCCTGTTGAGCAGGCAGGAACTGAGCGGTCGTCCACTGTCTATGTGGAGGCGATTGCGCGCTCGGTACCGACTACCGCAGGTTTTTTCATTGAACCCATCAGTCCTCTCGTGCTCCCTAGCAGGCACGGGGCTACTGCAATGCATTCCGTTATGGAAGCGGTCAGGCCTTTTGCTCGGCTTGAGGCAGGTTGGGATGGCTACGATGGTGTCGCGCCAACTTCTAAGGCTATCGACGATGCCGAGCGGTTTGTTATCGGCCACCTTTACGCCTTCGAAAAGCGTCGTCCCAGAATATCGCCTGCGTCAGATGGTGAGGTGAATTTCTGCTGGCGTGGTGAAGGCCATCTTCTGGATCTGGGTTTCTATGGCGACGGTACCTACTCCTATTACGCGAAGCTCGCAGATGGGCGTGAGTTTTTTAACGATGACGCCCCAGTGGATGCGCTCCTGCCAGAAGAGATTGCGGTAGCGATCTTTGCTGCTTAAGGCTGCTGTTCGGTATGGAGAACATGGAAGTTCTAGACGAAGAATCTTTGCTCAGGCTTACTTTTGCGCCTGAGCACTTTGTCGATGGGGAGTATCAGCAGTCTGCGATATCGCTGGAAGACCTGAAGATAAGAGGCGTCAGCGTCGATAGAACAGGGCTCACCAAGAAAGAGGTTGTTTTGGAGAGGGTGGCGAGTCAGGCGGCGCGTAGGCCTGATGAACGCGAGATGCCTGTTTACTCCCTTCTGCGGTGCTCTGCTGTGCGCGACGCGACGAACCCGGCCGGGGATCCATTCTTTGACGTGGAGCCTGCTCGAGTTAGAGGTAATGATGGACACGCTCTTATCTTCAGCAAGGATCGAACGCTTGGGAAGGGGGGTATGAGGAAGGTGCGCGACGAGTTGCTTTCCCAAATGACCGCAACGCTTACCACGTTAGAGCTAGTTTACCCCGACAGCTGAAACTTGATTGGCGCCTTGTCTTGCTTCACTCGGCCGACGGTTTAACCGTCCGTGGAAACGGGGTAGAACCCTTCTCCAGGTTACGGACAGGTAGGGGTACCCGTTTCATAACCCGGTTCGAGGCCGTATGGCCATCACCCCTGACAGTGGTCAACTGTCTGGTGAATACCGTATCAGCACATCACATGAAAGGCCTGCAGAACTGCAGGCCTTTTTTTGTGCGCGCAATGTGGCCTCCGGTTGGCCCGCGGGCTTAACCTGCTGTCCACCCCGCCGGCGTTTGTCCGCTGGCAATCGCCAGCGCCTCTGGCAGTGAGGCGGGGAGCATTGGGCCGTGGCTGAGGTCGGGAAACTGCTTCCAGTGCACGCTGAGGCCGGGTTTGTCGGCCAGGCTGTGTACGGTAGCCATAAAGGCGTTGCTGCCTTGCTGCTTGAGGCGAGCGATCTCGACGGCATCCATCTGTTCGCTGATGCGTACCTCGTTGCTGCCCCGCGCCAGCCAGACGTCAGCCTCGGCGCTGCTGCTCGCCAGATACTGCTGAATGATCCCTTGGTGCCAGTACACCGCCGGGCTGACCGGGATGTAGCGGCTGTAGCTGCTTAGCGGGCTGGCCATGGCGTAGAGTGCAAACAGGCCGCCGAAGGAGTGGCCCCAGAGGGTTTGTTGGGTGTTGTCGAGGTTGACGCGTCGCGCTACCTCCGGCTTGATGCGGTGCTCCA contains:
- the mutY gene encoding A/G-specific adenine glycosylase, translating into MTPEVFAQRVLDWYDGHGRKDLPWQQDMTPYRVWVSEIMLQQTQVATVIPYYQRFMAELPTVEALAAAEEDQVLHLWTGLGYYSRARNLHKAARQVVSQHGGEFPRSVDGLAELPGIGRSTAGAVASLSMGIRAPILDGNVKRVLARFAAVDGWPGEKPVHDRLWRMAERLTPQNRVAHYTQAMMDLGATLCTRSKPSCLLCPLGDGCEARLLGEPTRYPGAKPRKTLPVRSCVMPLLVNGDGSVWLQRRPSSGLWGGLWCPPQLDDETQLAALLDGLQLAVHQRRDMAALRHTFSHFHLDIQPLLLEVSGPDGVAESGQVWYNLRQPEPLGLAAPVKKLLGRIEPLLQAALEE
- a CDS encoding AsmA family protein: MKSVVKVLGLVVSAIALLLIAALFFLTRLFDPNDYKDDIREAAREQANIELALDGDIGWSLFPWLGMELKDVGVAPVDNPAQPLAKVGTLGLGVKVLPLLRRQVRMSDVILDDVQLQLVRNDQGVGNWETVGPQDSAAPEQGSTAGAEAQTQDDDGNEPLQITVESVQVTNASVHYEDRQSGQILSLDEANLTTGALIPGEPFDVSFLGLLTLDQPAMRVRMDLKTVATLQPGEQRYLLSGVDLKVDASGEPFAGRAVNLQLQGDGMVDLAEQLAELTQLRLSLADMRATGQLKMSDLNSEPQLAGRLDVAAFDARDLLRDLGQPLPAMADPGALSSVALSANLKGSASSLMLNDLQLALDGFALQGSLGVADFARQALRFDLAGDNLNLDNYLPPREEGEGGSGSAGSGGSRSQAAPEPWSDEDVLPLETLARLDVDGKLTLEQVTLTGQTIKPFTMAAKARDGVVRLTQLDGGIFGGSFTASGSIDTRKTPVGSALKAQLKGVDSAAAQQAYEVPQQVSGLLDMNLDVTTGGNSLRRWMNTLNGSASFKVENGALLGVNLEQQVCRAIALANRKSLSAEHGSENTAFEQLDGSFSIRNGVVGNSDLIVDLPGLAGKGRGQINLPEQRLDYRLGLLLEGDRSEMPDEACQVNERYADIEWPIRCQGYLHNAGSSCGVDTEGVGKIAAKLVGNEVQRKLEERIDDSLGDKAPELRDAIKGLFSR
- the hisB gene encoding imidazoleglycerol-phosphate dehydratase HisB codes for the protein MAERKASVARDTLETQVKVAINLDGTGQADFDIGVPFLEHMLDQIARHGLIDMTIKARGDLHIDDHHTVEDVGITLGQAFAQAIGDKKGIRRYGHAYVPLDEALSRVVIDFSGRPGLQMHVPYTRASVGGFDVDLFMEFFQGFVNHAQVTLHIDNLRGVNTHHQIETVFKAFGRALRMAIEEDPRMSGIMPSTKGCL
- a CDS encoding NAD(P)/FAD-dependent oxidoreductase encodes the protein MVDVDLVVIGAGVVGLAIAQRMARDGRSVLVLEQEDAPGLHCSSRNSEVIHAGIYYAPGSLKAQLCRQGRDLLYAWCRDYAVPHQQLGKLLVAVNESEIPALQQLQANAAANGVALNWLSAAEVHAREPQVRAVAGLLSPLTGIVDSHALLQSFEAALQAAGGELLCHTGVERISALDGGLELTGRSNAEAFSLRARQVVNAGGLFAQQLQVAAGAQHVAPLHLCQGRYFSYSGRSPFSHLVYPMPEANATGLGVHATLDLGGQLRFGPDVRYLDTLDYQVDETLRDAFAAAIARYWPGVEAGRLQPAYAGVRPKLSGPGEPARDFVIQDQSVHGVPGLFALLGIESPGLTSSLALAELVAQRLDAV
- a CDS encoding oxidative damage protection protein gives rise to the protein MTRMVMCRKYKQELPGLDRPPYPGPKGQEVFNEVSRKAWDEWQKHQTMLINERRLNMMDPEDRRFIQQEMDKFLAGEEYAQADGYVPPSE
- a CDS encoding ABC transporter ATP-binding protein, translating into MTSPALEVRNLHKRYGDLEVLKGVDLVARDGDVISILGSSGSGKSTLLRCINLLETPHDGQILVAGEELKLKRARQGELVAADNRQINRLRARVGFVFQNFNLWPHMSILDNIIEAPRRVLGQSKAEAVEAAEAFLEKVGIADKRHSFPAQLSGGQQQRAAIARTLAMQPRVILFDEPTSALDPEMVQEVLNVIRTLADEGRTMLLVTHELGFARQVSSQVVFLHQGQVEEIGTPDQVFDNPSSERCRQFMSSHK
- a CDS encoding ABC transporter substrate-binding protein, encoding MNQYKKMLLAAATALFVSAPAVAETLRIGTEGAYPPFNQIDASGEVVGFDLDIAKALCAEMKVECTVVTSDWDGIIPALNNNKFDFLVASMSITDERKQAVDFTEPYYTNKLQFVAPKGADFKTDEASLDGKTIGAQRATIAGQWLEDNLGDVVEIRLYDTQENAYLDMSAGRIDGVLADNFVQYEWLQSDAGADFEFKGEPVFDNDQIGIAVRKDDPLRERLNTALKSIVENGTYETINAKYFPFSIY